The Candidatus Eisenbacteria bacterium genome has a segment encoding these proteins:
- a CDS encoding TrkH family potassium uptake protein, with the protein MDLRATLRVLGGLLVFLGIALLAPIPFSLWFRDGQAIAFVLSACVSASVGAGLLFSYRSERGIGFREGFAIVTLGWLSYAVFGSLPFLFSGAIPNPIDAFFESMSGFTTTGASVIRDFDAVPESIFFWRATTHWLGGMGIIVLSLAILPFLRVGGMQLFDAEAPGPTTDRLFPRIQTTAKVLWGVYFLFTFAEVLLLLLGGMGFYEAVCHSFATMATGGFSTESASIGAYPSLFIRWTVTFFMLLAGISFSLHLLALRGRVRAYWRNEEFRFYLGTLLAASAIIFLFNRSLYDGIHANACDSAFTVVSIATTTGFCTADYENWHVLAQYVLVVLMFFGGCAGSTGGGIKNARILLIIKQAYVQVFRLIHPRGVRVLKLDHKPVPDEIVRSVLGFFALYIGIFVAASLAMAALGLDLVTAGGAVVACLSNIGPGLGEVGPAGHYGEIGGAGKTILSICMLLGRLEILTVLVLFFPSFWRK; encoded by the coding sequence ATGGATCTACGAGCGACTCTTCGTGTTCTGGGCGGCCTCCTCGTGTTTCTCGGGATCGCCTTGCTCGCGCCGATCCCTTTCTCCCTTTGGTTTCGCGACGGGCAGGCGATCGCGTTCGTTCTCTCCGCGTGCGTGTCCGCCTCGGTCGGCGCCGGACTTCTCTTCTCCTACCGGAGCGAGAGGGGGATCGGGTTCCGCGAGGGTTTCGCGATCGTCACGCTCGGCTGGTTGTCCTACGCGGTCTTCGGTTCGCTCCCCTTTCTCTTCTCAGGCGCGATTCCGAACCCGATCGACGCGTTCTTCGAATCGATGTCCGGATTCACGACGACCGGCGCCTCGGTGATCCGCGATTTCGACGCCGTTCCCGAGAGCATCTTCTTCTGGCGCGCGACCACGCACTGGCTGGGCGGCATGGGCATCATCGTCCTTTCTCTCGCGATCCTCCCGTTCCTCCGCGTCGGCGGGATGCAGCTCTTCGACGCGGAGGCCCCCGGTCCGACGACCGACCGGCTCTTCCCGCGCATCCAAACGACCGCGAAGGTTCTCTGGGGCGTCTACTTCCTCTTCACCTTCGCCGAGGTCCTCCTTCTCCTCCTCGGCGGGATGGGGTTCTACGAAGCGGTCTGTCACTCCTTCGCGACGATGGCGACCGGAGGGTTCTCCACAGAGTCGGCGAGCATCGGTGCCTACCCGAGCCTCTTCATCCGCTGGACCGTGACCTTCTTCATGCTGCTCGCCGGGATCAGCTTCTCCCTGCACCTGCTGGCCCTTCGGGGCCGTGTCCGCGCCTATTGGAGAAACGAGGAGTTCCGCTTCTATCTCGGAACGCTTCTCGCGGCGTCGGCGATCATTTTCCTGTTCAACCGTTCCCTCTACGACGGAATCCACGCGAACGCGTGCGATTCAGCGTTCACCGTCGTGTCGATCGCGACGACCACCGGCTTCTGCACGGCCGACTACGAGAACTGGCACGTGCTCGCCCAGTACGTTCTCGTGGTCCTCATGTTCTTCGGCGGATGCGCCGGGTCGACCGGCGGCGGCATAAAGAACGCGAGGATCCTCTTGATCATCAAGCAAGCCTACGTCCAGGTCTTCCGTTTGATCCATCCGAGGGGTGTGCGTGTCTTGAAGCTCGATCACAAGCCGGTCCCCGACGAGATCGTGCGAAGCGTGCTCGGCTTCTTCGCGCTTTATATCGGAATCTTCGTCGCCGCGTCGCTCGCGATGGCCGCGCTCGGGCTCGACCTCGTCACCGCGGGAGGCGCGGTCGTCGCCTGTCTTTCGAACATCGGTCCCGGTCTCGGCGAGGTGGGGCCGGCCGGCCACTACGGGGAAATCGGCGGAGCGGGCAAGACGATCCTCTCGATCTGCATGCTGCTCGGGAGGCTCGAGATCCTCACGGTCCTGGTTCTCTTCTTCCCTTCGTTCTGGCGCAAATAG